In Labrus mixtus chromosome 13, fLabMix1.1, whole genome shotgun sequence, a single genomic region encodes these proteins:
- the trim13 gene encoding tripartite motif-containing 13, with protein sequence MIALHCASQQLDDNMEQLEDELTCPICCGLFEDPRVLLCSHSFCKKCLEGLLEGNRGPAFRAPFKCPTCRKESPHNGANSLQINYSLRGIVEKYSKIRFMPKMSVCKQHCGQPLNIFCATDLKLICGFCATTDDHRGHKFCSLEEAFEREKEAFEELLRGVESWQSADIVSCLETLQASKKNALQSVTKDAEKVTDYFDKLIGALECKKNEILSDFETLKLVVLQAYDPEITKLSAAMEEHSRALGIAESFRSVSDPLCFLQQMQEFREKLGVLRETPLPSRKDTDVGPLVRNFDVKKWDSLRLREVDKISVPHENGSYRIGGSRMSTARWIILFVSVVLSTSLLLLLLLHIPASSSVSLQIEPFLAAASSHVAFTGVYLRDMADMYVRLMGAGQECIMNFIDDTVTFIGSCTLF encoded by the exons ATGATTGCGTTGCACTGTGCGTCTCAGCAGCTG GATGACAACATGGAGCAGCTCGAAGACGAACTCACATGCCCTATCTGCTGTGGTCTCTTCGAGGACCCGAGGGTGCTGCTGTGCTCGCACAGCTTCTGCAAGAAATGCCTGGAGGGACTCCTGGAGGGAAACAGAGGACCAGCCTTCAGGGCACCTTTCAAATGCCCCACATGCCGCAAAGAGTCGCCTCACAACGGCGCAAACAGCCTGCAGATCAACTACTCTCTGCGCGGGATCGTGGAGAAATACAGCAAGATACGGTTCATGCCTAAGATGTCTGTTTGTAAACAACACTGCGGACAGCCTCTCAATATTTTCTGCGCCACGGACTTGAAGCTCATTTGCGGGTTCTGCGCCACGACGGATGACCACAGAGGGCACAAGTTCTGCTCCTTGGAGGAGGCGTTTGAGCGGGAGAAGGAGGCATTTGAAGAGCTGCTCCGCGGAGTGGAGAGTTGGCAGAGCGCAGACATCGTGTCCTGCCTGGAGACACTGCAAGCCAGTAAGAAAAACGCGCTCCAGTCGGTGACCAAGGACGCGGAGAAGGTAACAGACTACTTCGACAAGCTCATCGGCGCCCTCGAATGTAAAAAGAACGAGATCCTCTCCGATTTCGAAACGCTGAAGCTGGTGGTGTTGCAGGCGTACGACCCGGAGATCACCAAGCTGAGCGCGGCGATGGAGGAGCACAGCCGGGCGCTCGGCATCGCGGAGTCGTTCAGGAGCGTCTCGGACCCCCTGTGCTTTCTGCAGCAGATGCAGGAGTTCCGGGAGAAGCTGGGGGTCCTTAGGGAGACGCCTCTGCCCTCTCGGAAAGACACGGACGTCGGTCCACTCGTGCGTAATTTCGATGTTAAAAAGTGGGACTCGCTGAGGCTCAGAGAAGTCGACAAGATCTCGGTCCCCCACGAGAATGGCTCTTATCGAATCGGGGGCTCGCGGATGTCAACAGCCAGATGGATCATCCTATTTGTCAGTGTAGTCCTGTCAAcatcgctgctgctgctgctgctgctgcacatccCCGCATCCTCCTCAGTGTCTTTGCAGATAGAACCATTCCTCGCTGCAGCCTCCTCGCACGTCGCCTTTACTGGCGTGTACCTGCGGGATATGGCTGACATGTACGTACGATTAATGGGTGCAGGTCAGGAATGTATCATGAACTTTATCGACGACACTGTCACTTTTATTGGCAGCTGTACGTTGTTTTAA